The Anopheles merus strain MAF chromosome 2L, AmerM5.1, whole genome shotgun sequence genome has a segment encoding these proteins:
- the LOC121593330 gene encoding protein stunted-like: protein MAAWRAAGLNYINYSNIAARMVRKALKPAFRADAARREESHIKMTKWKDGKSEKSATEA from the coding sequence ATGGCCGCTTGGAGAGCCGCTGGATTGAATTACATCAACTACTCCAACATTGCCGCCCGAATGGTGCGAAAAGCGTTGAAGCCAGCATTCCGGGCAGATGCCGCTCGACGGGAGGAATCGCACATTAAAATGACCAAGTGGAAGGATGGAAAATCGGAGAAGTCGGCTACGGAGGCGTAG